Proteins encoded together in one Telopea speciosissima isolate NSW1024214 ecotype Mountain lineage chromosome 4, Tspe_v1, whole genome shotgun sequence window:
- the LOC122658435 gene encoding CASP-like protein 5C1 has product MDGIEVLPGSLGTSTSLSLRLGQIIFSSASLLFMSLGVEFYNYTAFCFLVTTMGLVIPWSFTLAMVDGFSIFAGCPFRHSGILLIVVIGDWVLSILTLAAACASTGVINFLLTIDGLHCVPKFCCRYELSTAMAFMAWFLSAASSLFNLWLLPSLS; this is encoded by the exons ATGGATGGAATTGAAGTCCTTCCAGGGTCCTTGGGAACCAGCACCAGCTTGTCGCTCAGATTGGGGCAGATCATCTTTTcctctgcttctcttctcttcatgtCATTGGGAGTTGAGTTCTACAACTACACTGCTTTCTG CTTCTTGGTGACAACCATGGGTCTAGTGATTCCATGGAGTTTCACATTAGCAATGGTGGATGGGTTCTCAATCTTTGCTGGGTGTCCTTTTCGTCATTCAGGAATACTACTGATCGTTGTCATAGGAGATTGG GTCTTATCGATTCTCACACTCGCAGCAGCTTGTGCATCAACGGGTGTCATAAATTTCCTGCTCACCATTGATGGGCTTCACTGTGTTCCGAAGTTCTGCTGCAGATATGAGCTATCTACAGCAATGGCCTTCATGGCTTGGTTTCTCTCAGCTGCTTCATCTCTTTTCAACCTTTGGCTACTCCCTTCTTTGTCATAA